One window of the Desulfolucanica intricata genome contains the following:
- a CDS encoding SDR family oxidoreductase gives MSGTGKAGMTEEELKNIELNEMFLAPIPMKKIAQPQDIANAALFLASGLSSYITGVVLPVDGRWWMDMS, from the coding sequence TTGTCCGGTACAGGAAAAGCCGGAATGACAGAAGAAGAATTGAAAAATATTGAGTTAAACGAAATGTTTCTTGCTCCCATACCAATGAAAAAAATTGCTCAACCTCAAGATATAGCAAACGCTGCATTATTCCTGGCCTCAGGCTTATCTTCATATATAACAGGAGTAGTATTACCTGTAGATGGTAGATGGTGGATGGACATGTCTTAG